One Parageobacillus sp. KH3-4 genomic region harbors:
- a CDS encoding alpha/beta hydrolase translates to MPYATVEDGVCLYYEEMGSGTPLLFIHPPGMGHIVFRHQQSLSSHLRVIMYDMRGNGKSSPSNRSITIPLLAHDIHCLLNALHVKQAVVCGYSNGGSIALEFALRYPHKVKTLVLIGGFSEVCTAFLRYEFLLGIYTAKIGAVSLLANVLAKSHEKNKKEQQEIKQYVQLVNKKDLINMYEKGLAYSCTERLASLRMPLLLIYGARDYHMHPYEKLFRKNVPHAKIIYIENAHHQIPTKHHCELNGILKAYCVT, encoded by the coding sequence ATGCCGTATGCTACGGTAGAAGACGGCGTTTGTCTTTACTACGAGGAAATGGGGAGCGGTACACCGCTTTTATTCATTCATCCGCCTGGGATGGGGCATATCGTTTTCCGCCATCAGCAATCTTTATCAAGCCACTTACGCGTCATTATGTACGATATGCGCGGCAATGGGAAAAGCAGCCCGTCGAATCGTTCGATTACAATTCCATTGTTGGCCCATGATATTCATTGCCTGCTTAATGCGCTTCACGTAAAACAGGCGGTTGTTTGCGGCTATTCCAATGGCGGATCGATCGCATTAGAGTTTGCCTTGCGCTATCCCCACAAAGTGAAAACGCTCGTTTTAATCGGTGGATTTTCTGAAGTATGCACAGCTTTTCTGCGTTATGAATTTTTGCTTGGCATTTATACGGCAAAAATCGGCGCTGTTTCTTTACTTGCGAACGTATTGGCGAAATCGCATGAAAAAAATAAAAAAGAGCAACAGGAAATCAAACAATACGTGCAATTAGTCAACAAAAAAGACTTAATAAACATGTACGAAAAAGGATTAGCCTATTCCTGTACGGAACGCCTTGCATCGTTGCGTATGCCGCTTCTTCTTATTTATGGCGCCCGCGACTACCATATGCATCCGTATGAGAAGCTATTTCGAAAAAATGTGCCTCATGCGAAAATAATCTATATTGAAAACGCACACCATCAAATTCCTACAAAACATCATTGTGAATTAAATGGAATTTTAAAGGCATATTGTGTAACATAG
- a CDS encoding methyl-accepting chemotaxis protein, with product MFKTLKAKLIVFMALLMVASLVITQIVGVVETKKAIQKDVEKRAQTIIKGVVEDIRDSFQSEENGLLQFSESPVVAQMVKNNEVWPELDQELRTFLKIHENVQLAYIGTADKKMYTTPAMQLPDGYDPTSRSWYKKAEANPDEIVWTKPYVDEITGKNIVTLAKAVTANGRVVAVIGLDMTLDAVTKIVNDSDVGYDGYPVLIDQSGIAIVHPKYKGKDMSDNPSVKRMLANKSGFYTYTSENEKRVMYFDTIPELGWKVGVVYKEKDLLAISHSLASKMFTIAAIAILIGIVIIYFLSRSIVKPLVTLQHQTERVAQGDLTVQVQVKSKDEIGQLANHFNYMTSQVREIIRQINESVAELAASADHLSAVSEETMATSEQVAGAINDIAKGATEQAGDLDTINERTATLSKQIETVTQSAANMQTLSNETKEASYNGLENLNVLQLKSDEAKKELFAVEKVVNDLVEKMKKIDEVIQTITAISGQTNLLALNASIEAARAGEHGKGFAVVAEEVRKLAEQSAKATDLIRQTIAMIQQQADLAMQALGHSKDMYEQQQQAVHITGDSFFKIATMMEELTTAIANITDEANRMNESKNGVIEAMQSISAIAQQSAAAAEEVAASADNQLQALSTVTESVEKLSEMGRKLQKLVEKFKL from the coding sequence GTGTTCAAAACATTAAAGGCAAAACTTATCGTATTTATGGCGTTGTTAATGGTTGCTTCATTGGTGATCACTCAAATTGTCGGGGTCGTCGAAACGAAAAAAGCGATCCAAAAAGATGTCGAAAAACGCGCACAAACGATCATAAAAGGGGTGGTCGAGGATATTCGCGACAGTTTCCAAAGCGAGGAAAATGGTTTGTTGCAATTTAGCGAATCCCCTGTTGTGGCACAAATGGTCAAAAATAATGAAGTATGGCCGGAACTTGACCAAGAACTTCGCACGTTTTTAAAAATCCATGAAAATGTGCAGCTTGCTTATATTGGCACAGCCGACAAAAAAATGTATACAACGCCGGCGATGCAGCTGCCTGATGGATATGATCCGACATCTCGTTCATGGTATAAAAAAGCGGAAGCAAATCCAGATGAAATCGTTTGGACAAAGCCTTATGTCGATGAGATAACAGGAAAGAATATCGTTACATTGGCAAAAGCGGTAACCGCAAACGGACGTGTCGTCGCTGTGATTGGGCTGGACATGACGTTAGATGCTGTCACAAAAATTGTCAATGATAGCGATGTCGGGTATGATGGCTATCCCGTTTTGATTGATCAAAGCGGAATCGCTATTGTCCACCCAAAATATAAAGGGAAAGATATGTCAGACAACCCAAGCGTCAAGCGCATGTTAGCGAATAAAAGCGGTTTCTATACATATACATCCGAAAATGAAAAACGGGTTATGTATTTTGACACTATCCCTGAGCTAGGATGGAAGGTTGGCGTTGTATACAAAGAGAAAGATTTGCTTGCCATTAGCCACTCGCTCGCCTCTAAAATGTTCACAATTGCAGCTATCGCAATATTGATTGGTATCGTTATCATTTATTTCCTTTCCCGCTCGATCGTCAAACCGTTAGTTACGCTTCAGCATCAAACCGAAAGAGTGGCACAAGGTGACTTAACGGTACAGGTGCAAGTGAAATCAAAGGACGAAATTGGGCAATTAGCTAATCATTTCAATTATATGACTTCGCAAGTGCGGGAGATTATTCGCCAAATAAATGAATCGGTAGCCGAACTGGCCGCTTCCGCCGATCATCTAAGCGCTGTTTCTGAGGAAACAATGGCGACAAGCGAGCAAGTCGCAGGCGCCATTAACGATATTGCGAAAGGAGCGACGGAGCAAGCCGGCGATTTAGATACGATCAACGAACGGACGGCAACGCTTTCGAAGCAAATTGAAACCGTTACGCAATCAGCGGCAAATATGCAAACGTTATCGAACGAAACAAAAGAAGCAAGCTATAACGGGCTGGAGAACTTAAATGTGCTGCAATTAAAATCGGATGAGGCGAAAAAAGAACTGTTCGCAGTGGAAAAAGTGGTGAACGATTTAGTCGAAAAAATGAAAAAAATCGATGAGGTCATTCAAACGATTACAGCGATTTCTGGGCAAACGAATTTGCTTGCATTAAACGCCAGCATCGAGGCAGCAAGAGCGGGAGAACATGGGAAAGGATTTGCCGTTGTTGCGGAAGAAGTGCGAAAGTTAGCGGAGCAATCGGCAAAAGCAACCGACCTAATTCGCCAGACGATTGCGATGATCCAACAGCAAGCCGATCTTGCGATGCAGGCACTTGGCCATTCTAAAGATATGTATGAACAACAGCAACAAGCCGTTCATATAACCGGCGATTCATTTTTCAAAATTGCGACAATGATGGAAGAGTTAACGACGGCGATCGCTAATATTACAGATGAAGCAAACCGGATGAATGAAAGCAAGAATGGCGTGATCGAAGCAATGCAAAGCATTTCTGCGATCGCGCAGCAATCCGCGGCTGCTGCGGAGGAAGTGGCGGCGTCGGCCGATAATCAATTGCAAGCATTAAGCACGGTGACGGAATCGGTGGAAAAATTAAGCGAGATGGGACGGAAGTTGCAAAAGCTAGTGGAAAAATTTAAACTATAG
- a CDS encoding transcription antiterminator encodes MTESFRVEKVLNNNVLIASHPTYDEVVLLGKGIGFGKKKGDYIEQSAVEKCFILKNEREQEQYKKLLPELDEEFIGLMNEVIQHIKQRVNAPLNEHIHVALTDHISFTLKRLKKGLDLKNPFLVETKSLYPLEYEIACEVVDMINRRLGVELPEGEAGFIALHIHSAISKHSLSEVNQHSQLIAKLVQIVEQQLHIAIDRDSIHYLRFIRHLRYAIERIKKGEKVEEPKKLSKILKDAYPLCYNLAWKLIKVMQQTLQMPVDEAEAVYLTMHLQRLAKKEKETTK; translated from the coding sequence GTGACAGAGTCCTTTCGGGTGGAAAAAGTGCTCAATAATAACGTGTTAATCGCTTCACATCCAACGTATGATGAAGTTGTTTTGCTTGGAAAAGGGATCGGGTTCGGGAAGAAAAAAGGGGATTATATTGAGCAGAGCGCCGTTGAAAAATGCTTCATTTTAAAAAATGAGCGGGAACAGGAACAATACAAAAAGTTGCTGCCAGAGCTTGATGAAGAATTTATCGGATTGATGAACGAAGTGATCCAGCATATTAAACAGCGGGTCAACGCTCCGCTAAACGAGCATATTCACGTCGCACTGACTGATCATATTTCGTTTACGCTGAAGCGGTTGAAAAAAGGGCTTGATTTAAAAAACCCGTTCTTGGTGGAAACGAAAAGCTTATATCCGCTAGAATATGAAATTGCGTGTGAAGTCGTCGATATGATTAACAGAAGATTAGGAGTCGAGCTGCCGGAAGGTGAAGCCGGCTTTATCGCGCTACACATTCATAGCGCAATTTCGAAACACAGCCTTTCTGAAGTAAATCAACATTCCCAGCTTATCGCCAAGCTCGTTCAAATTGTCGAACAGCAGCTTCATATTGCGATTGATCGCGACAGCATCCATTATTTGCGGTTTATTCGCCATTTGCGTTACGCCATTGAACGCATCAAAAAAGGAGAAAAAGTCGAAGAACCAAAAAAATTGTCGAAAATCTTGAAAGACGCATATCCGCTATGCTATAATCTTGCATGGAAGTTGATTAAAGTGATGCAACAAACGTTACAAATGCCGGTAGACGAAGCAGAAGCGGTATATTTAACAATGCATCTGCAAAGGCTTGCTAAAAAGGAAAAGGAAACAACCAAATAA
- a CDS encoding HAD family hydrolase, whose translation MIKLIVSDLDGTLLGFDKRMKNEDKRAIQFATEQGIDLAIASGRMDNEILDVLKELQQKAHRVSQNGAFIYTKTNLRLHAVTFPPQLAQQIYQQAKEWKAIVLVCDENAYFIEETNEYTNEIEKRLFYGLYELPNMLDAIGKDIHPSKITVLAEDKQIVEFEQKITNQFGNHVDAFISEPRCLDIMPKNISKGNAILALIKHLRVQPHEIACFGDAFNDIPMFRLTPYSFAMSHAHPAVKKEAQYVVHSVSEGIQMILTNASSTKMMQQKLAD comes from the coding sequence TTGATTAAACTGATTGTCAGCGATTTGGACGGAACGCTGCTCGGATTTGATAAACGCATGAAAAATGAAGATAAACGTGCGATTCAATTCGCGACGGAACAAGGGATTGATCTTGCGATTGCATCCGGCCGAATGGATAATGAAATTTTAGACGTGCTGAAGGAATTGCAACAAAAAGCGCATCGCGTTAGCCAAAACGGTGCGTTCATTTACACAAAAACAAATTTGCGGCTTCATGCAGTCACTTTTCCCCCTCAATTAGCGCAGCAAATTTACCAGCAAGCAAAGGAATGGAAAGCGATCGTGCTCGTTTGCGATGAAAACGCATATTTTATTGAAGAAACGAACGAGTATACCAATGAAATAGAAAAACGGCTATTTTATGGACTATACGAACTCCCAAACATGCTTGATGCGATCGGCAAAGATATTCATCCGTCGAAAATTACTGTACTAGCGGAAGATAAACAAATTGTTGAATTTGAACAAAAAATCACCAATCAGTTTGGCAATCACGTCGACGCATTCATTTCCGAACCACGTTGCCTTGATATTATGCCAAAAAACATTAGCAAAGGAAATGCGATTCTCGCCTTAATAAAACATCTTCGCGTGCAGCCGCATGAAATCGCTTGTTTCGGCGACGCCTTCAACGATATTCCAATGTTCCGTTTAACTCCTTACAGCTTTGCCATGTCTCATGCCCATCCTGCTGTTAAAAAAGAGGCGCAATACGTTGTCCATTCGGTAAGCGAAGGGATACAAATGATTCTTACAAACGCTTCTTCGACAAAAATGATGCAACAAAAGCTGGCCGATTAA
- a CDS encoding phosphocarrier protein HPr, which produces MAEKVFKVISESGIHARPATILVQTASKFNSDLNLEYNGKTVNLKSIMGVMSLGIPKGAQIKITAEGADAADAIAALTETLNKEGLAQ; this is translated from the coding sequence ATGGCTGAAAAAGTGTTTAAAGTAATTTCCGAATCTGGAATTCATGCGCGTCCTGCGACGATACTTGTACAAACGGCAAGCAAATTCAACAGCGACCTTAATTTAGAGTACAATGGGAAAACGGTAAACTTAAAATCGATTATGGGCGTTATGTCATTGGGAATTCCAAAAGGTGCTCAAATCAAAATTACGGCGGAAGGGGCAGATGCAGCAGACGCGATAGCAGCATTGACGGAAACATTAAATAAGGAAGGTCTTGCGCAGTAA
- the ptsP gene encoding phosphoenolpyruvate--protein phosphotransferase — protein MTKTIQGIAASSGIAIAKAYRLETPNFVVERKAVSDPQAEVARFEAAVAKAKEELESIKQHALQQLGEDKAAIFAAHLLVLNDPELLNPIKEKIAAEQVNAEYALHETAEMFVSMFEAMDNEYMKERAADIRDVTKRVLAHLLGVAISNPSLISEEVVIIAEDLTPSDTAQLNRQYVKGFATDIGGRTSHSAIMARSMEIPAVVGTKQATAEIQTGDVVIIDGLDGNVIVNPSEDVLAQYEEKRARYEAQKAEWAKLVHEKTVTSDGHHVELAANIGTPDDVKGVLENGAEGIGLYRTEFLYMGRSELPTEEEQFEAYKTVLERMEGKPVVVRTLDIGGDKELPYLDLPKEMNPFLGFRAIRLCLEMQDMFRTQLRALLRASVYGNLKIMFPMIATLDEFRQAKAILLEEKEKLQRDGVPVKEDIEVGMMVEIPAAAVLADQFAKEVDFFSIGTNDLIQYTMAADRMNERVSYLYQPYHPAILRLISNVIDAAHKEGKWAGMCGEMAGDPVAIPILLGLGLDEFSMSATSILRARSQMKKLSKGDAARFKETLLSMSTAEEVVAFVKQTFHIE, from the coding sequence ATGACAAAGACAATTCAAGGAATTGCTGCATCGAGCGGTATCGCCATTGCCAAGGCGTACCGCTTAGAAACCCCTAATTTCGTTGTAGAGAGAAAAGCCGTTTCCGATCCACAAGCGGAAGTTGCACGTTTCGAAGCGGCAGTCGCAAAAGCGAAAGAAGAACTGGAAAGCATCAAACAACATGCTTTGCAACAATTAGGGGAAGATAAAGCCGCGATTTTTGCTGCACACCTGCTTGTATTAAATGACCCAGAATTATTAAATCCGATTAAAGAAAAAATTGCAGCAGAGCAAGTGAACGCGGAATACGCATTGCATGAAACGGCGGAGATGTTCGTTTCCATGTTCGAAGCGATGGATAATGAGTATATGAAAGAACGCGCCGCCGATATTCGCGATGTGACAAAGCGGGTGCTTGCTCATTTGCTTGGAGTTGCGATTTCCAACCCAAGCCTTATTTCCGAAGAAGTTGTGATTATTGCCGAAGACTTAACCCCATCCGATACGGCGCAATTAAATCGCCAATATGTAAAAGGCTTTGCAACCGATATCGGGGGACGCACATCTCATTCGGCGATCATGGCGAGATCTATGGAAATTCCAGCTGTTGTCGGCACGAAACAAGCGACAGCAGAAATTCAAACTGGTGATGTTGTAATTATTGACGGATTGGACGGCAATGTCATTGTTAATCCGTCGGAAGATGTGCTCGCGCAGTATGAAGAAAAGCGCGCCCGCTATGAAGCGCAAAAAGCAGAATGGGCAAAGCTCGTTCATGAAAAAACGGTGACGAGCGATGGGCATCATGTGGAACTAGCTGCCAACATCGGCACGCCAGATGATGTCAAAGGAGTGCTCGAAAACGGAGCGGAAGGAATTGGCTTGTACCGTACGGAATTTCTATACATGGGACGTTCTGAACTGCCGACAGAAGAAGAACAGTTTGAAGCGTATAAAACGGTGCTTGAACGAATGGAAGGAAAACCGGTTGTTGTGCGTACGCTTGATATCGGTGGCGATAAAGAGCTTCCATATTTAGATTTACCGAAAGAAATGAATCCATTTTTAGGATTCCGCGCAATTCGCCTTTGCTTAGAAATGCAAGATATGTTTCGCACACAGCTTCGCGCTTTATTGCGGGCGAGCGTATACGGGAATTTGAAAATTATGTTCCCGATGATCGCCACGCTTGATGAGTTTCGCCAAGCAAAAGCGATTCTTTTAGAAGAAAAAGAAAAATTGCAGCGCGATGGTGTGCCGGTAAAAGAAGACATTGAAGTCGGCATGATGGTGGAAATTCCGGCGGCAGCAGTACTTGCCGATCAATTTGCGAAAGAAGTGGATTTCTTTAGCATCGGCACAAATGATTTAATTCAATATACAATGGCTGCCGACCGCATGAACGAACGAGTCTCTTATCTTTACCAACCGTATCATCCAGCCATTTTGCGCCTTATTAGCAATGTGATCGACGCGGCGCATAAAGAAGGAAAATGGGCTGGAATGTGTGGTGAAATGGCGGGCGATCCTGTAGCGATTCCGATTTTGCTCGGTTTAGGATTGGACGAGTTTAGCATGAGCGCAACTTCCATTTTGCGCGCGCGTTCGCAAATGAAAAAATTATCCAAAGGAGACGCAGCGCGCTTTAAAGAAACGCTGCTGTCTATGAGCACAGCGGAAGAAGTTGTTGCGTTTGTGAAACAAACGTTCCATATAGAATAA
- a CDS encoding cation:proton antiporter: MLIVQLAAILFAAKIAGDISVRLGQPAVLGKLLIGIVLGPSVLGIVQDTDILKEISQIGVILLMFIAGLETDIDQFKRTGKAATYVGVLGIVVPLALGYAAGMAIGLSMEKAVFLGLLLSATSVSISVQALKEMDQLKSKEGSAILGAAVIDDILVIIALAFLMSLTGSDVHLGAVILKKIIFFAVAILLAWKVVPFVLRLFAPLRVSESVISAALIICFAFAYFAEAAGVAAIIGAYIAGLAVSFTDYKQEVFEKVETIGYSIFVPVFFTSIGVAVEFSGALKHIWLMLGLSVLAVLTKLVGAALGAKLAGFSWNSSFAVGAGMVSRGEVALIIAGIGLETKLLTPDLFAVLVVVVLATTIVTPPLLKAIFKGKQATKQAA; encoded by the coding sequence ATGTTAATTGTCCAACTAGCAGCCATTTTATTTGCTGCAAAAATCGCGGGGGATATTAGTGTCCGTTTAGGGCAGCCGGCTGTGCTTGGAAAGCTGTTGATTGGCATCGTGCTTGGCCCAAGCGTATTAGGGATTGTGCAAGATACGGACATTTTAAAGGAAATAAGCCAGATCGGCGTTATTTTATTAATGTTTATCGCAGGCTTGGAAACGGATATCGACCAGTTTAAGCGCACAGGAAAAGCCGCTACATATGTCGGGGTGCTTGGAATCGTCGTTCCGTTGGCGCTTGGATATGCGGCGGGAATGGCGATCGGATTATCAATGGAAAAGGCTGTATTTCTCGGACTGTTGCTGTCGGCGACAAGCGTAAGCATTTCGGTGCAAGCGCTGAAAGAAATGGATCAACTGAAGTCGAAGGAAGGCTCTGCAATATTAGGTGCCGCAGTAATCGATGATATTCTTGTCATCATTGCGCTGGCGTTTTTAATGAGCTTAACCGGCAGCGACGTTCATCTTGGCGCTGTCATTCTGAAAAAAATCATTTTCTTTGCCGTTGCGATTTTATTGGCGTGGAAAGTCGTACCGTTTGTGCTGCGGCTATTTGCGCCGTTGCGTGTATCAGAGTCTGTTATTTCTGCGGCATTAATTATTTGTTTTGCGTTTGCGTATTTTGCAGAGGCGGCGGGAGTAGCGGCGATTATCGGTGCATACATCGCTGGATTAGCCGTAAGTTTTACGGATTATAAGCAGGAAGTGTTTGAAAAAGTTGAAACGATTGGATACTCCATTTTTGTACCGGTCTTTTTTACTTCCATCGGGGTAGCCGTCGAATTTTCCGGTGCGCTAAAGCATATTTGGTTAATGCTTGGGTTAAGCGTATTAGCTGTATTGACAAAACTGGTCGGCGCCGCGTTGGGGGCAAAACTGGCCGGATTTTCTTGGAATAGTTCTTTTGCGGTTGGGGCTGGAATGGTTTCGCGTGGTGAAGTGGCACTGATTATCGCTGGTATTGGCTTGGAAACAAAACTATTGACTCCTGATTTGTTCGCTGTTCTCGTTGTCGTTGTCCTTGCGACAACGATCGTGACACCGCCGTTATTAAAGGCGATTTTCAAAGGGAAGCAGGCTACTAAACAAGCAGCATAA
- the ptsG gene encoding glucose-specific PTS transporter subunit IIBC, producing the protein MKRIFGTLQKVGKALMLPVAILPAAGILLAFGNALKNPALTDKIPALKAHWVVLVSDVMEQAGGIVFSNLSLLFAVGVAIGLAGGDGVAGLAAIIGYLIMNITMSVILGVTPDMIGDNPAFANILGIPTLQTGVFGGIIVGILAAYMYNKYFNIELPQYLGFFAGKRFVPIITAASAVLLGIIMTWVWPPIQHGLNAFSHNMIDANKTLAAFIFGVIERALIPFGLHHIFYAPFWFEFGEYVNKAGQVVHGDQKIFFEQLKDGVSLTAGTFMTGKFPFMMFGLPAAALAIYHEARPENKKVVAGIMGSAALTSFLTGITEPIEFSFLFVAPVLFAIHTIFAGLSFMIMHLLNVKIGMTFSGGVIDFLLFGVLPNRTAWWLVIPVGLAFAVIYYFGFRFAIRKWDLATPGREKATEEAPTAKTEGDDLPYEVLAALGGKENIAHLDACITRLRVSVNDIKAVDKDRLKALGAAGVLEVGNNVQAIFGPKSDILKGQIKDIMEGRAPTRAKEEKQEEPAEETKEAKEVKAETIVSPLTGEVVPLSEVPDQVFSQKMMGDGFAIMPTDGTVVSPVDGKIVNVFPTKHAIGIESVGGHEILIHFGIDTVKLNGQGFTALVQQGDEVKKGQPILNVDLEYVKNNAPSIMTPIIFTNLQPNEAIHVKKQGAVTKGEDRIAEIRQ; encoded by the coding sequence ATGAAACGAATATTTGGTACGCTGCAAAAAGTCGGCAAAGCGCTCATGCTGCCTGTTGCGATTTTGCCGGCGGCAGGAATTTTGCTCGCTTTTGGCAATGCGTTGAAGAATCCGGCGTTGACGGATAAAATTCCGGCGCTGAAAGCTCATTGGGTTGTGCTTGTTTCCGATGTCATGGAACAGGCAGGCGGCATCGTGTTTTCGAACCTTTCGCTCCTTTTTGCCGTCGGAGTAGCCATTGGACTAGCAGGTGGCGATGGCGTTGCCGGGCTTGCTGCGATTATCGGCTATTTAATTATGAATATCACGATGAGCGTGATATTAGGAGTTACTCCGGATATGATCGGCGACAATCCGGCATTTGCGAATATATTAGGGATTCCGACGTTGCAAACAGGGGTGTTTGGCGGCATTATTGTAGGTATATTGGCTGCCTATATGTACAATAAGTATTTCAACATTGAATTGCCGCAGTATCTTGGCTTTTTTGCCGGAAAACGTTTCGTGCCTATCATTACGGCAGCTTCTGCCGTTCTGCTCGGAATTATCATGACATGGGTATGGCCGCCGATTCAACATGGGTTAAATGCGTTTTCTCATAATATGATTGATGCCAATAAGACGCTCGCAGCATTTATTTTCGGGGTCATTGAACGTGCACTCATTCCGTTTGGATTGCACCATATTTTCTATGCGCCGTTTTGGTTTGAATTCGGCGAATATGTCAATAAAGCAGGACAAGTGGTGCATGGCGACCAAAAAATCTTTTTCGAGCAATTAAAAGATGGAGTGTCATTAACCGCGGGAACGTTTATGACAGGGAAATTCCCGTTTATGATGTTCGGCCTCCCGGCGGCGGCGCTCGCGATTTATCATGAAGCGCGTCCGGAAAACAAAAAAGTCGTTGCCGGCATTATGGGATCAGCGGCGTTAACGTCGTTCTTGACCGGGATTACAGAACCGATTGAATTTTCGTTCCTATTCGTTGCGCCAGTGCTATTTGCGATCCATACGATTTTTGCAGGATTATCTTTTATGATTATGCACCTGTTAAACGTAAAAATTGGAATGACTTTCTCCGGTGGAGTTATTGACTTCTTGCTATTTGGCGTATTGCCGAACCGGACAGCGTGGTGGCTCGTTATTCCGGTCGGATTAGCGTTTGCGGTCATTTATTACTTCGGATTCCGCTTTGCGATTCGCAAATGGGATTTGGCGACGCCAGGCCGCGAAAAAGCAACAGAAGAAGCGCCGACGGCGAAGACAGAAGGGGACGATCTCCCTTACGAAGTGTTGGCGGCGCTTGGCGGTAAAGAAAATATCGCACATTTAGACGCGTGCATCACACGTTTGCGTGTTTCCGTCAACGATATTAAAGCAGTCGATAAAGATCGCTTGAAAGCGTTAGGAGCAGCGGGTGTGCTTGAAGTGGGAAACAATGTGCAAGCCATTTTCGGTCCAAAGTCCGATATATTAAAAGGGCAAATTAAAGATATTATGGAAGGCCGCGCTCCGACACGAGCAAAAGAAGAAAAACAGGAAGAACCAGCGGAAGAAACAAAAGAAGCGAAAGAAGTGAAAGCAGAAACGATCGTTTCGCCGTTAACGGGAGAGGTTGTTCCGCTTTCTGAGGTGCCTGATCAAGTGTTTTCACAAAAAATGATGGGTGACGGCTTTGCGATTATGCCAACAGATGGAACGGTTGTTTCGCCTGTGGATGGAAAAATTGTGAATGTATTCCCGACAAAACACGCGATTGGAATTGAATCTGTTGGTGGGCATGAAATTTTAATCCATTTCGGTATCGATACGGTCAAATTGAACGGCCAAGGCTTTACCGCGCTCGTACAACAAGGAGACGAAGTGAAAAAAGGCCAGCCTATTTTAAATGTAGATTTAGAATATGTGAAAAATAACGCTCCTTCTATTATGACGCCGATTATTTTCACAAACTTGCAGCCGAATGAGGCAATTCATGTGAAAAAACAAGGAGCGGTGACAAAAGGGGAAGACCGTATCGCGGAAATTCGCCAATAA